A stretch of DNA from Drosophila virilis strain 15010-1051.87 chromosome 5, Dvir_AGI_RSII-ME, whole genome shotgun sequence:
AGACGCCGTCGAATGacatgaaaattaagttgcgcATCTCCGAGCGACGAAAATCGGTGCGTCTCGAATCGTTGGACGATAATATAATTGCTGATCCCTTGGTAGTGGCCGCTGACAACATCAGCGACACACCAAGCAGCAAACAGGGACGCAAGCGTTTGGGTGTCAGCACTGGAGATATCTATCATACGCCCACAAAGAAGTCCAAGGAGCTGCTCGAGTTTGCGGGCACAGAACTGACACCCTCCACGCGCCGCAAAAGCATTCTCAAGTCTGCCACCACACGCCTGGGTAGGTAACTTACCGAACCGTGCATGGGCATTTATTAATCCTATTTTATTTACAGCCGAGGGCACGCCCAGACGCAGCATTCAGCTGTCCAATATTGTGGAGCAGCGCATATTTAAAGACAACGAGATCATCTCCACGCCCAAGAGAAGTCGCTCCAAACTCACGGATGAGGCGGCCGATGCCGATTACGTGCCCAAAATGTCAAGCCAAAAGACACCGACGCGTCCGCGGCGCATGAGCACCACGGGTACCGCAAAGCAACCAACGGCTACAAAACTCAAGGAGAGTGCTCCATTGACGCCATCGCAGAAGCTGAAGAAGATACGAGCCGGCGAGCTGAGTCCTAGCCTGGAGCAGCGTCATCAGCTCGTGGACGAGCGGCACAAGTCGCAGTTGCAGCTGGCTCGCGAACAACTGCACGTTTCGGTGGTGCCCAAGAGCTTGCCCTGTCGCGAAAAGGAGTTTGACAATATCTACAGCTTTCTGGAAGGCAAAATTCAGGATCAGTGCGGTGGTTGTATGTACGTTTCGGGCGTGCCGGGCACCGGGAAAACGGCGACGGTCACTGGCGTCATTCGCACGCTGCAGCGACTGGTTGCCCAGGATGAGCTGCctgcttttgattttttggaGATTAACGGCATGCGTCTGACCGAGCCGCGTCAGGCCTACGTGCAGATCTACAAGCAGCTGACGGGCAAAACCGTGTCCTGGGAGCATGCACACACGCTGCTCGAGAAGCGTTTTACAACGGCGGCGCCGCGTCGCGTGACCACGGTGCTGCTGGTGGACGAGTTGGACATACTGTGCAATCGGCGCCAGGATGTGGTTTACAATCTGCTCGACTGGCCGACAAAATCGGCGGCCAGGCTCGTGGTGGTCACCATAGCCAATACAATGGATCTGCCCGAGCGTTTGCTGATGGGTAAGCACTAAAGCAACTTCCTGCATATCTGTAAACAGTAGCTAATCCCTGCAATACTCTTTCAGGCAAGGTAACGTCACGTCTGGGACTCACACGTCTTACTTTCCAGCCCTACACACATAAGCAGCTGCAGGAAATTGTCACTGCGCGTCTGGCCGGCTCCGAGGCATTCAAGGGCGAGGCTGTGCAGCTGGTGGCACGTAAAGTAGCCGCCGTCTCTGGAGATGCTCGTCGTGCCCTCGATATTTGTCGTCGTGCGACGGAAATTGCCGACAGCGTCGAATCTCAGCCAGGAGGTGCAGCCAAGTGTGTGACTATGCTGCATGTGCAGCAGGCGCTGGCCGAGATGATAGCCAGTGCAAAGGTGCAGGCTATCAAGAACTGTTCACGACTGGAGCAGATCTTTCTGCAAGCCGTTGCAGCGGAGGTGACACGCACCGGCGTCGAGGAGACAACGTTTATGGGCGTTTACACGCAGATCGAGACAATTGCTGCTTTTATGGGCGTGGCGCTGCCAGCGCCGGGACGCG
This window harbors:
- the Orc1 gene encoding origin recognition complex subunit 1 → MVNNENENSAVQQVIWIGSHNRDASVKSLEHRNVYFYKKCVYGPLTLTVGDYILVANADAAEPDTVEGCDIAKILHLYELREMTAKESCRAIVQWYSRPQAIPHKYFDVDGLALDFDIEVIEEHRLYDNDVALGSIFRKCLVLEGSSQQTAQQIIKQHNVTNKCPMFVSRYKFLKVRNAYRLIPLEIQLDGTDSARKRRSTRDASAGSARKSISRRRVSTAADSAAPVEFVDVNNYFNCENKVSPIKIVGGRSVVRLSEKKKSLSAVASADGVETEINANYLTASPLTEKNPKVATPKSRASAARRNLNLSLDKGADSTADSDCLNYSIVQQTPDPKTPSNDMKIKLRISERRKSVRLESLDDNIIADPLVVAADNISDTPSSKQGRKRLGVSTGDIYHTPTKKSKELLEFAGTELTPSTRRKSILKSATTRLAEGTPRRSIQLSNIVEQRIFKDNEIISTPKRSRSKLTDEAADADYVPKMSSQKTPTRPRRMSTTGTAKQPTATKLKESAPLTPSQKLKKIRAGELSPSLEQRHQLVDERHKSQLQLAREQLHVSVVPKSLPCREKEFDNIYSFLEGKIQDQCGGCMYVSGVPGTGKTATVTGVIRTLQRLVAQDELPAFDFLEINGMRLTEPRQAYVQIYKQLTGKTVSWEHAHTLLEKRFTTAAPRRVTTVLLVDELDILCNRRQDVVYNLLDWPTKSAARLVVVTIANTMDLPERLLMGKVTSRLGLTRLTFQPYTHKQLQEIVTARLAGSEAFKGEAVQLVARKVAAVSGDARRALDICRRATEIADSVESQPGGAAKCVTMLHVQQALAEMIASAKVQAIKNCSRLEQIFLQAVAAEVTRTGVEETTFMGVYTQIETIAAFMGVALPAPGRALHLCSKLGAERLIISEHSRHDLYQKILLNVSADDIHYALRVEGN